Sequence from the Streptosporangium brasiliense genome:
GACCAGCAGGGTCGCGACCGCGCGTTCCTCGGTCAGCTCCGCCAGCAGCCCCATGATCTCCGTGCCGCGCGCGTGGTCCAGCGCGGAGGTGGGCTCGTCGACCAGCAGCACGGCCGGGTCGCTCATCAGCGCGCGAGCGATGTTGACCCGCTGCCGCTCGCCCCCGGAGAGCTGGTGCGGCCGCCGGTTCTCCTTGCCGGCCAGTCCCACCGTCCGCAGCAGATCGGCGGCCCTTCCGGAGTTTCCGCCCCGCATGTGGTCCATGACCTGCAACTGCTCCAGCGCGGTCAGCGAGGCGATCAGGTTGGCCTGCTGGAAGACGATGCCGATCCGCTCCCTGCGCAGCGCCGTACGCTCCCTGTCCCCGAGCCGTGAGGCGTCGGTCCCGGCGATGACGACCTGGCCGGAGCCGGGCCGCAGCAGGGTCCCGGCGACGGCCAGCAGGCTGGACTTTCCGGATCCCGAGGGCCCGACCACCGCGACCAGCTCGCCGGGCTTCACGGTCAGGGACACGTCGTCGAGCGCGACCAGCGTGGTGTCGCCGTCGGCGTAGGTGAGACGCAGGTCGGTCAGTTCCAGGCTCATCGGGCACTCCCCAGGGCGATCAGCGGGTCGACGGAGGTGATACGGCGGACGGCGAGCACGGCGCCCGCCATACCG
This genomic interval carries:
- a CDS encoding ABC transporter ATP-binding protein, translated to MSLELTDLRLTYADGDTTLVALDDVSLTVKPGELVAVVGPSGSGKSSLLAVAGTLLRPGSGQVVIAGTDASRLGDRERTALRRERIGIVFQQANLIASLTALEQLQVMDHMRGGNSGRAADLLRTVGLAGKENRRPHQLSGGERQRVNIARALMSDPAVLLVDEPTSALDHARGTEIMGLLAELTEERAVATLLVTHDVAQIGHAHRVTEMDDGRLSERRVGLPPGIPALRPGVR